A single region of the Alosa alosa isolate M-15738 ecotype Scorff River chromosome 6, AALO_Geno_1.1, whole genome shotgun sequence genome encodes:
- the LOC125296853 gene encoding probable ATP-dependent RNA helicase DDX5 isoform X2 yields MPGYADRDRGRDRGYGGNFGGSRGRYGSSPPRFGGGRGGGQGKKFGNPGEGLRKKHWNLDELPKFEKNFYKEHPDVTRRSPQDVEQYRRTKEVTVKGRDCPNPILQFYEASFPSYVMDVINKQNWPNPTPIQAQGWPLALSGKDMVGIAQTGSGKTLSYLLPAIVHINHQPFLERGDGPICLVLAPTRELAQQVQQVAAEYGKASRLKTTCIYGGAPKGPQIRDLERGVEICIATPGRLIDFLEVGKTNLRRCTYLVLDEADRMLDMGFEPQIRKIVDQIRPDRQTLMWSATWPKEVRQLAEDFLREYVQINVGALQLAANHNILQIVDVCNDAEKDGKLLRLLEEIMSEKENKTIIFVETKRRCDELTRRMRRDGWPAMGIHGDKSQQERDWVLNEFRFGKAPILIATDVASRGLDVEDVKFVINYDYPNNSEDYIHRIGRTARSQKTGTAYTFFTPANMKQAGDLVSVLREANQAINPKLIQMAGDRGGKSNWSRPGRQRWA; encoded by the exons atgccTGGATATGCTGACAGAGATCGCGGTAGAGATAGAGG ATATGGCGGCAATTTTGGAGGCAGCCGAGGCAGATACGGTAGCAGCCCACCACGTTTTGGAGGCGGCCGTGGAGGAGGCCAGGGGAAGAAGTTTGGCAATCCTGGCGAGGGGCTGAGGAAGAAACACTGGAATCTAGACGAACTGCCGAAATTCGAGAAGAACTTTTATAAAGAACATCCTGATGTTACACGCAGATCACCG CAAGATGTAGAACAGTACAGGAGGACCAAGGAGGTAACCGTGAAAGGAAGAGACTGTCCCAATCCCATCCTACAGTTCTATGAAGCCAGTTTCCCTT CATATGTAATGGATGTCATCAACAAACAGAACTGGCCCAACCCAACACCTATTCAGGCACAGGGTTGGCCTTTGGCTTTGAGTGGGAAGGATATGGTTGGCATTGCACAGACTGGCTCAGGGAAAACCCTTTCT TATCTTCTACCTGCAATTGTTCATATTAACCACCAACCATTCCTGGAACGGGGAGATGGTCCTATT TGTTTGGTTCTGGCCCCTACCCGTGAGCTTGCACAACAAGTCCAGCAGGTGGCAGCAGAGTATGGCAAAGCTTCTCGCCTCAAGACAACCTGCATCTACGGAGGAGCACCTAAAGGACCTCAGATCCGTGACTTGGAGAGGG GTGTAGAAATTTGCATTGCTACACCAGGAAGACTGATTGACTTCCTGGAGGTTGGCAAAACTAACCTGCGTCGCTGCACTTACCTCGTGCTAGATGAGGCTGACAGAATGCTGGACATGGGTTTTGAGCCCCAGATCCGCAAGATCGTTGACCAGATCAGG CCGGACAGACAGACCCTGATGTGGAGTGCTACCTGGCCCAAAGAGGTTCGCCAGCTTGCTGAGGACTTCCTGCGGGAGTATGTGCAGATCAACGTGGGTGCCCTGCAGCTGGCTGCAAACCACAACATCTTGCAgattgtggatgtgtgcaaCGATGCAGAGAAGGATGGCAA GCTGCTTCGTCTCCTGGAGGAGATAATGAGCGAGAAGGAGAACAAGACTATCATTTTTGTAGAGACAAAGAGGCGGTGTGATGAATTAACCAGGCGGATGAGGAGAGATGG GTGGCCAGCGATGGGCATTCATGGTGACAAAAGCCAACAGGAGAGAGACTGGGTGCTCAATG AGTTCAGATTCGGCAAGGCTCCCATACTGATAGCCACAGACGTCGCTTCCAGAGGTCTCG ATGTGGAAGACGTGAAGTTCGTCATCAACTACGACTACCCCAACAACTCTGAAGACTACATTCACCGAATCGGCCGAACGGCGCGTAGTCAGAAGACTGGAACTGCCTACACCTTCTTTACTCCTGCCAACATGAAGCAGGCGGGAGACCTCGTCTCTGTCCTACGCGAGGCCAATCAGGCCATCAACCCCAAGCTCATCCAGATGGCGGGGGACAGAGGAGGTAAATCTAATTG GTCGAGGCCGGGGAGGCAGAGGTGGGCATGA
- the LOC125296853 gene encoding probable ATP-dependent RNA helicase DDX5 isoform X1: protein MPGYADRDRGRDRGYGGNFGGSRGRYGSSPPRFGGGRGGGQGKKFGNPGEGLRKKHWNLDELPKFEKNFYKEHPDVTRRSPQDVEQYRRTKEVTVKGRDCPNPILQFYEASFPSYVMDVINKQNWPNPTPIQAQGWPLALSGKDMVGIAQTGSGKTLSYLLPAIVHINHQPFLERGDGPICLVLAPTRELAQQVQQVAAEYGKASRLKTTCIYGGAPKGPQIRDLERGVEICIATPGRLIDFLEVGKTNLRRCTYLVLDEADRMLDMGFEPQIRKIVDQIRPDRQTLMWSATWPKEVRQLAEDFLREYVQINVGALQLAANHNILQIVDVCNDAEKDGKLLRLLEEIMSEKENKTIIFVETKRRCDELTRRMRRDGWPAMGIHGDKSQQERDWVLNEFRFGKAPILIATDVASRGLDVEDVKFVINYDYPNNSEDYIHRIGRTARSQKTGTAYTFFTPANMKQAGDLVSVLREANQAINPKLIQMAGDRGGRGRGGRGGHDRDRYSSGRRDFGSFRDRDNDRGYDNGPKKAFGNKTQNGGGYGSNGSFNGSGANSYGSGGYSSNGQSNLGVPFGAQNFQNQQFGGTNQAAGMQNGMTQPQFPFNPQQQPPQPMAQPLMPFPPMPPSFPQ, encoded by the exons atgccTGGATATGCTGACAGAGATCGCGGTAGAGATAGAGG ATATGGCGGCAATTTTGGAGGCAGCCGAGGCAGATACGGTAGCAGCCCACCACGTTTTGGAGGCGGCCGTGGAGGAGGCCAGGGGAAGAAGTTTGGCAATCCTGGCGAGGGGCTGAGGAAGAAACACTGGAATCTAGACGAACTGCCGAAATTCGAGAAGAACTTTTATAAAGAACATCCTGATGTTACACGCAGATCACCG CAAGATGTAGAACAGTACAGGAGGACCAAGGAGGTAACCGTGAAAGGAAGAGACTGTCCCAATCCCATCCTACAGTTCTATGAAGCCAGTTTCCCTT CATATGTAATGGATGTCATCAACAAACAGAACTGGCCCAACCCAACACCTATTCAGGCACAGGGTTGGCCTTTGGCTTTGAGTGGGAAGGATATGGTTGGCATTGCACAGACTGGCTCAGGGAAAACCCTTTCT TATCTTCTACCTGCAATTGTTCATATTAACCACCAACCATTCCTGGAACGGGGAGATGGTCCTATT TGTTTGGTTCTGGCCCCTACCCGTGAGCTTGCACAACAAGTCCAGCAGGTGGCAGCAGAGTATGGCAAAGCTTCTCGCCTCAAGACAACCTGCATCTACGGAGGAGCACCTAAAGGACCTCAGATCCGTGACTTGGAGAGGG GTGTAGAAATTTGCATTGCTACACCAGGAAGACTGATTGACTTCCTGGAGGTTGGCAAAACTAACCTGCGTCGCTGCACTTACCTCGTGCTAGATGAGGCTGACAGAATGCTGGACATGGGTTTTGAGCCCCAGATCCGCAAGATCGTTGACCAGATCAGG CCGGACAGACAGACCCTGATGTGGAGTGCTACCTGGCCCAAAGAGGTTCGCCAGCTTGCTGAGGACTTCCTGCGGGAGTATGTGCAGATCAACGTGGGTGCCCTGCAGCTGGCTGCAAACCACAACATCTTGCAgattgtggatgtgtgcaaCGATGCAGAGAAGGATGGCAA GCTGCTTCGTCTCCTGGAGGAGATAATGAGCGAGAAGGAGAACAAGACTATCATTTTTGTAGAGACAAAGAGGCGGTGTGATGAATTAACCAGGCGGATGAGGAGAGATGG GTGGCCAGCGATGGGCATTCATGGTGACAAAAGCCAACAGGAGAGAGACTGGGTGCTCAATG AGTTCAGATTCGGCAAGGCTCCCATACTGATAGCCACAGACGTCGCTTCCAGAGGTCTCG ATGTGGAAGACGTGAAGTTCGTCATCAACTACGACTACCCCAACAACTCTGAAGACTACATTCACCGAATCGGCCGAACGGCGCGTAGTCAGAAGACTGGAACTGCCTACACCTTCTTTACTCCTGCCAACATGAAGCAGGCGGGAGACCTCGTCTCTGTCCTACGCGAGGCCAATCAGGCCATCAACCCCAAGCTCATCCAGATGGCGGGGGACAGAGGAG GTCGAGGCCGGGGAGGCAGAGGTGGGCATGATCGAGACCGGTACTCCAGCGGCAGGCGGGACTTTGGCAGCTTCAGGGACCGTGATAACGACCGGGGTTATGACAACGGACCAAAGAAGGCCTTTGGCAACAAGACTCAAAATGGAGGGGGATATGGCTCAAATGGCAGTTTCAATGGCAGTGGGGCAAACTCCTATGGTAGTGGTGGCTACAGCAGCAATGGACAGTCTAACCTTGGGGTTCCTTTTGGGGCCCAAAATTTCCAGAATCAGCAATTTGGTGGTACCAACCAGGCAGCAGGAATGCAGAACGGCATGACCCAACCCCAGTTCCCATTTAATCCTCAGCAGCAGCCGCCCCAGCCAATGGCACAGCCATTAATGCCATTCCCCCCAATGCCCCCATCGTTCCCCCAGTAA